In Plasmodium falciparum 3D7 genome assembly, chromosome: 8, the following proteins share a genomic window:
- a CDS encoding YEATS domain-containing protein, putative, producing the protein MENRMQNVKLIKPLVVGTYAFLLSPQEKKKYGNMTHKWTCLVRCPESTDISLIVSKVVFELDPSFMYPKRVYTQPPYEVNEIGWGEFYLQVKIHFVDLTLSPISIVHFVKLNTDSDPNNIPPCVVNETYEEIIFKNPTVHFYNKFLQCNNTKIAPHKFQEHFIKYDFKEDSYTKKYLQFQSEVQQEICDLMSEATLLSKDINDVQQKYFTMKSEMGVSSDEN; encoded by the exons A TGGAGAATCGAATGCAAAACGTTAAGTTAATAAAACCTTTGGTGGTTGGAACGTAcgcatttttattatctccTCAG gaaaaaaaaaaatatggtaATATGACACATAAATGGACATGCTTAGTAAGATGTCCTGAATCTACGGACATTTCTCTTATTGTTAGTAAAGTAGTTTTTGAATTAGATCCTTCCTTTATGTACCCTAAAAGAG tgTATACACAACCACCATATGAAGTGAATGAAATAGGATGGGGTGAATTTTATTTACAAGTTAAAATACATTTTGTAGATTTAACATTATCCCCAATAAGTATTGTGCACTTTGTCAAG ctcAATACTGATTCTGACCCCAATAACATCCCACCTTGTGTAGTTAATGag acatatgaagaaattatttttaaaaatcctactgttcatttttataataaatttttacaGTGTAACAATACAAAAATTGCTCCGCACAAATTTCAAGAGCACt ttataaaatatgattttAAAGAAGATAGTTATACAAAAAAGTATCTGCAATTTCAATCGGAAGTGCAGCAAGAAATTTGTGATTTGATGTCAGAGGCAACATTATTATCAAAGGAc ATTAATGACGTTCAACAAAAATACTTCACAA tgAAATCTGAGATGGGTGTGAGTAGTGATGAAAATTAA
- a CDS encoding DNA helicase PSH3: MSNEPVSLISLNKMLRKNKEEEKHKNVDNTELTNLVLNTSNYNKKEEKGTFEELNVSIEIIRALKRINIYYPSVIQYMIMKKLICKDKKEKKRNCIIQSRNGTGKSMSICIIIINQIFCKMKKKKETEQNNKNKKEEIGKIDYSKYVSDHISQSISDNENIFFGFLFFYGLILEPTRELCQQVYDNIKKITNILRNEDDEDIYDNKNGLDVYNNICTNRCEKKYVNYYKIKSLILYGGTDIFESIKTLFYNFPHIIISTPGRLKHVLNILNKVKIEINKEDKITNKGIYPLSYITIINICLNYFILDEIDALLDEQFDEQLKIIYNYIVNPKIQILCYSSTFQDACINNFIQKVIECDERYVARLQRVHMSNMDHTNYKDDGNDYLKMGLDNEQQHCGKENKMVDEYITDEHNINKNKNKNNVDINKNKNNVDINKNNGDINKNNVDINKNNGDINKNNVDINKNNVDINKNNGDINKNNGDINKNNGDINKNNGDINKNNGDINKNNGDINNIDTHFITPPLQNHHLKIKKKKINKSKKKKKKKKKFKYNNKSQSKVIKELQKIIHDENILCKEFICKYIFKKMIKRKEKSKYHMNSKRTFEYIQTCTSLIIHTQDKKIKINNKNNNNNNNNNNNNNNNNNNNNIVYTYPCDVIPSSYNNHSVDQNHLNPHLKGTLESPVLLNVEHCFITINNENLTKKEELKYKMKVVYKIINDIKYNQCFLFINNTYEGIQVIKMLKKMNVPSYYTSSKIEHKERIQLFKSLQENKVKIVVCTDVMSRGIDNIVCDLVINFDIPQSKETYVHRSGRCGRFGNKGLCVSLCNYTDYNYLYYFKYKLKLNVCDFYYICKSDHRKQDDSSVQINNIKKTHEHNEQIIDTHSCGDNNHYKNYDESGSSHNISNFQQINYNNIFKNGDIEKLRKIYENNIRNDYYEQNGAESLKKKKKKKILINIKGFVFSKHINMNQHSYNNTFNNVYLKIYFKELFIKFKIIQHNNTCSYIFKIPIDNKNIFKNINIIQHESNLILFFHFFQNINICCNYYDDHIKSEHNNKSYLYNNTYFKKEKTKNIINTTSFQTNFCMFFFCKSNYYITLKLYYIFLFLFKYYKYPLRKNFYHLLIYNKYYNNNNKEQYYHDEKINNNISSFTNLEPLTYYLQHHNNCISDSYIYYKKKKKKKTLHKNVYNLIDEGKLYEQVKYKTNINKHDMFTIHNNYLSNSISYHDNLDFNLLNNNNNNNHININSMSLEQAIISLNMDILDKHMFIKLCNESKHIKCINDEITIMKKINQYICDQIYINVNDYQNVNILKSLFLQNHIKLYEDS; the protein is encoded by the coding sequence atgaGTAATGAACCCGTTTCCTTGATTTCCCTAAACAAAATGCTTAGAAAGAATAAAGAGGaagaaaaacataaaaatgtagACAATACAGAGCTTACGAATCTTGTGTTAAATACATctaattataataagaagGAAGAAAAAGGAACCTTTGAAGAATTAAATGTATCCATAGAAATAATACGAgcattaaaaagaataaatatttattatccttcagtaatacaatatatgattatgaaaaaattaatatgtaaggataaaaaggagaaaaaaagaaattgtaTAATACAATCAAGAAATGGAACAGGTAAAAGTATGTCgatttgtataattattattaatcaaatattttgtaaaatgaagaagaaaaaagaaactgaacaaaataataaaaataaaaaagaggaAATAGGAAAAATAGATTATTCAAAATATGTATCAGATCATATATCTCAATCAATTTCTGATAACGAAAACATTTTCTttggttttttatttttctatggATTAATATTAGAACCCACACGAGAATTATGTCAACAAgtttatgataatattaaaaaaataacgaatatattaagaaatgaagatgatgaagatatttatgataataaaaatggattggatgtttataataacatttgTACAAATAGGTGTGAGAAGAAATatgttaattattataaaataaaatctttaatattatatggagGGACAGATATTTTTGAAAGTATAAAAACattgttttataattttcctcatattattatatcaacACCTGGTCGTTTAAAACATGTTTTAAATATCTTAAATAAAGTAAAgatagaaataaataaagaagacaaaataacaaataaagGAATATACCCTTTATCCTATATaactattattaatatctgtttaaattattttattcttgaTGAAATAGATGCCTTATTAGATGAACAATTCGATGAGCAgctaaaaattatttataattatattgtgAATCCAAAAATACAAATCTTATGTTATAGTTCGACATTCCAAGATGcatgtataaataattttatacaaaaaGTTATAGAATGTGATGAAAGATATGTAGCACGTTTACAGCGCGTGCACATGAGTAACATGGACCACACAAATTATAAAGACGACGGTaatgattatttaaaaatgggTCTAGATAATGAACAACAACATTGTGGAAAGGAAAACAAAATGGTAGATGAGTATATCACGGatgaacataatataaataaaaataaaaataaaaataatgttgatataaataaaaacaaaaataatgttgatataaataaaaataatggtgatataaacaaaaataatgttgatataaacaaaaataatggtgatataaacaaaaataatgttgatataaacaaaaataatgttgatataaacaaaaataatggtgatataaataaaaataatggtgatataaataaaaataatggtgatataaataaaaataatggtgatataaataaaaataatggtgatataaataaaaataatggtgatataaataatatagatacaCATTTTATTACGCCACCCTTACAAAATCATCatcttaaaataaaaaaaaaaaaaattaataaaagcaaaaaaaaaaaaaaaaaaaaaaaaaaattcaaatataacaataaatcCCAATCCAAAGtaataaaagaattacaaaaaataattcacGATGAAAACATTTTATGTAAAGAGtttatttgtaaatatatttttaaaaaaatgataaaaagaaaagaaaaaagcaAATATCACATGAACAGTAAAAGGActtttgaatatatacaaacatGTACTTCGCTTATAATTCATACacaagataaaaaaataaaaataaataacaaaaacaataataataataataataacaataataataataataataacaataataataacaatattgtTTATACTTATCCTTGTGATGTTATCCCATCttcttataataatcattcaGTTGATCAAAACCATTTGAACCCACATTTAAAGGGAACCCTAGAGTCACCCGTCTTATTAAATGTGGAACATTGTTTTATaactataaataatgaaaacttaacgaaaaaagaagaacttaaatataaaatgaaagtagtgtataaaattataaatgatataaaatataaccaatgttttctttttattaataatacatatgaagGTATCCAAGTtattaaaatgttaaaaaaaatgaatgtcCCATCTTATTATACTAGTTCAAAAATAGAACATAAAGAAAGAATACAACTATTCAAAAGTTTACAAGAAAATAAAGTTAAAATTGTTGTATGCACAGATGTTATGAGTAGAGGTATAGATAACATCGTGTGTGATTTAGTAATTAACTTTGATATACCACAAAGCAAAGAAACATATGTACATAGGTCAGGAAGATGTGGACGTTTTGGTAATAAAGGATTATGTGTAAGTTTATGTAATTACAccgattataattatttgtattattttaaatataaattaaaattaaatgtctgcgatttttattatatttgtaaatcTGATCATAGAAAACAAGATGATTCATCTGTTcagataaataatattaaaaaaacacATGAACATAATGAACAAATTATAGACACACACTCATGTGGTgataataatcattataaaaattatgatgaaTCTGGTTCGTCTCATAATATATCCAACTTTCAACAAATAaactataataatatattcaaaaatggggatatagaaaaattgagaaaaatatatgaaaataatataagaaatgaTTATTACGAACAAAATGGTGCGGAGtctctaaaaaaaaaaaaaaaaaaaaaaattttaataaacataaaaggttttgttttttcaaaacatataaatatgaatcaacattcatataataatacatttaataatgtttatttaaaaatatattttaaagaattatttataaagtttaaaattatacaacataataatacatgttcctatatttttaaaatacctattgataataaaaatatatttaaaaatattaatattattcaacATGAGTCGAATTTAATTTtgttctttcatttttttcaaaatataaatatatgttgtaattattatgatgaccATATAAAGAgcgaacataataataaaagttatttatataataatacatatttcaaaaaagagaaaacaaaaaatattatcaacaCAACTTCTTTTCAAACCAATTTTTGtatgttctttttttgtaaatcaaattattatataacattaaaattatactatatatttctttttttatttaaatattataaatatccactcagaaaaaatttttatcatctcttaatatataataaatattataacaacaataataaagaacaatattatcatgatgaaaaaataaataataatatatcatcgTTTACAAATTTGGAACCATTAACGTATTATTTAcaacatcataataattgtatatctgattcttatatatattacaaaaaaaaaaaaaaaaaaaaaactttacataaaaatgtatataatttaattgatgagggaaaattatatgaacaagtaaaatacaaaacaaatataaataagcaCGATATGTTCactattcataataattatttgtcAAATTCAATATCATACCATGACAATCTGGATTTTAATTtactaaataataataataataataatcatattaatattaactCTATGTCTCTTGAACAAGCTATCATTTCTTTAAACATGGATATTTTAGATAAGCACatgtttataaaattatgtaatGAATCCAAACatattaaatgtataaatgatgaaattacaattatgaaaaaaatcaatcaatatatatgtgatcaAATCTATATTAACGTAAATGATTatcaaaatgtaaatatattaaagagtctttttttacaaaatcatataaaattgtATGAAGATAGTTGA
- a CDS encoding V-type proton ATPase subunit a, putative translates to MGIFRSEIMKHGTLVLPSDRAREYLDCLGKEVDIQFIDMNEKTMKRQYKKYIQRIDDMERILRFLEENINKLPNVKIKKSKIDNFLEHDNIYELDQVEESLNRLHVQFVRFCNNNKDLIDEKNNAIEEKHVILTALNQLSPGFIRGVGGLRGSVIGGDQQQQHHHNNNNNNNIVSPFDEGIEENNISLSTHIMKDGINMMFTNISGVIKTKDQESFSRTIFRAFRGNTYTYFQNIDEDADDNDLLKNVEELESLKSAGDTNNMYKNNKQHDTFSDKLDGKDKNDKKKKKDLKSVFVVYCQGSAQSNIYDKIMKICKAYDVKTYDWPRTYEHAKKRLKELREIINDKEKALKAYEEYFINEIFVLINVVEPNKNSLIEEWKLFCKKERHIYNNLNYFEGSDITLRCDCWYSANDEEKIRHILINKSSNDLVSALLLSDKILRPNVSPPTYIKTNEFTKSYQSMVDTYGVPRYGEINPAISTIITFPFLFGIMYGDVGHGLCIFLFALFLIIMNNKVKNKKNNNEMVTMLFDGRYMLLLMGFFAVYAGFLYNDFFSMPLNLFSSMFMLDKQVDNMEYYKRREITDSATGEVQYAYPYIFGFDCKWLGAENELTYINSFKMKFSIIIGFIHMTFGVLMKGFNALHFKRKMDFFFEFLPQLVMMLSMIGYLVFLIIYKWVTPVGYGGFQKQGIINTIINMYLMKEINSTNQFYPYQSIIQILLLSLFVLCIPFMFICKPAIRTYHIMKEKQKINDHNVHKKNRRGKKAMAKRNNNNNNNNNNQNDNKNMLLTNQNFNEAGAKEMINAFHHNAKTGGILLSTNSKKKIVTSDGNHNNNLLSMHKRNTMNNKISSSPYHNEQPDDVYDQYDEYDDDDDDDNYDENEYLNKKKKKRTDDDIEAHLLSSTYEEKGLQSSSAAMRGGGAGEENHHEENISEIWIEQLIETIEFILGLISNTASYLRLWALSLAHQQLSFVFFEQTILNSLKRNSFMSVLINLILFSQLFSILTIAVILCMDTLECFLHSLRLQWVEFQNKFYKGDGIPFKPFNIKKLLNENE, encoded by the coding sequence ATGGGTATATTTCGATCGGAGATTATGAAACACGGGACATTAGTGCTGCCTTCTGATAGGGCAAGGGAATATTTGGATTGCTTAGGAAAAGAAGTGGATATACAATTCATAGATATGAATGAGAAAACAATGAAAAgacaatacaaaaaatatattcagcGTATTGATGATATGGAAAGGATATTACGTTTTTTAGAAgagaatattaataaattaccaaatgtaaaaataaaaaagagtaaaatagataattttttagaacatgataatatatatgaacttGATCAAGTGGAAGAATCTTTAAATCGATTGCATGTTCAATTCGTAcgtttttgtaataataataaagatcttatagatgaaaaaaataatgctATAGAAGAGAAACATGTTATATTAACAGCCCTAAATCAACTAAGTCCGGGATTTATTAGAGGAGTTGGTGGTTTGAGAGGTTCTGTAATAGGTGGGGatcaacaacaacaacatcatcataacaataataataataataatattgtaagTCCTTTTGATGAAGGgattgaagaaaataatatatctttatcaACACACATTATGAAAGATGGTATTAATATGATGTTCACAAATATATCAGGTGTTATAAAAACGAAAGACCAAGAAAGTTTTAGCCGTACCATATTTAGAGCTTTTAGAGGtaacacatatacatatttccAAAACATAGATGAAGATGCAGATGATAacgatttattaaaaaatgtagaaGAATTAGAATCATTAAAATCTGCTGGTGAtactaataatatgtataagaataataaacaaCATGATACTTTTTCAGATAAACTAGATggtaaagataaaaatgataaaaagaaaaaaaaagatttgaAAAGTGTTTTTGTGGTATATTGCCAAGGTTCAGCACAGagtaatatttatgataagataatgaaaatttGTAAAGCATATGATGTAAAAACATATGATTGGCCAAGAACATATGAACATGCAAAAAAGAGATTAAAGGAATTAAGAGAAATAATTAATGATAAGGAGAAGGCTTTAAAAGCATATgaagaatattttataaatgaaatatttgtattaataaATGTTGTAGAaccaaataaaaatagtttAATAGAAGAATGgaaattattttgtaaaaaagaaagacatatatataacaatttaaattattttgaagGGAGTGATATAACATTACGTTGTGATTGTTGGTATAGTGcaaatgatgaagaaaaaattagacatatattaataaataagagTTCCAATGATTTAGTATcagcattattattatcagataaaatattaagacCTAATGTATCACCAccaacatatattaaaacgaATGAATTTACAAAATCATACCAATCGATGGTAGATACATATGGTGTACCTAGATATGGTGAAATTAATCCTGCTATATCAACAATTATAACgtttccatttttatttgGTATAATGTATGGTGATGTGGGACATggattatgtatttttttgtttgctttatttttaattattatgaataataaagttaaaaataaaaaaaataataatgaaatggTTACTATGTTATTTGATGGTCgttatatgttattattaatggGTTTCTTTGCGGTATATGCTGGATTTTTGtataatgattttttttcgatgcctttaaatttattttcttctatgTTTATGTTAGATAAACAAGTAGATAATAtggaatattataaaagacGAGAGATAACGGATTCAGCAACAGGTGAAGTTCAGTATGCATATCCTTATATTTTTGGTTTTGATTGTAAATGGTTAGGAGCAGAAAATgaattaacatatattaattcttttaagATGAAATTCTCCATAATAATAGGTTTTATACACATGACCTTTGGTGTGCTTATGAAAGGATTTAATGCTTtacattttaaaagaaaaatggattttttttttgaatttttacCACAATTGGTTATGATGTTATCCATGATCGGTTATTTAGTTTTCttgattatttataaatgggTTACTCCGGTTGGATATGGAGGTTTTCAAAAACAAGGAATCATTAAtactattataaatatgtatttaatgaaagaaataaatagtACAAATCAATTTTATCCATATCAAagtataatacaaatattgttattatccTTGTTTGTTTTATGTATTccttttatgtttatatgtaaaCCTGCTATTCGAACATATCACATCatgaaagaaaaacaaaaaatcaATGATCATAATGTTCATAAAAAGAACAGGAGAGGGAAAAAAGCAATGGccaaaagaaataataataataataataataataataatcaaaatgataataagaatatgCTCTTAACAAACCAAAATTTTAATGAAGCTGGAGCCAAAGAAATGATAAATGCATTTCATCACAATGCAAAAACGGGGGGTATCCTCTTATCAACAAAtagtaaaaagaaaattgtaACATCAGATggtaatcataataataatttgttatctatgcataaaagaaatacgatgaataataaaatatcctCTTCACCTTACCACAATGAACAACCTGACGATGTATATGATCAATATGACGAAtacgatgatgatgatgatgatgataattatgacgaaaatgaatatttaaataaaaaaaaaaaaaaaagaacagaTGATGATATAGAAGCTCATTTATTAAGTTCTACATATGAAGAGAAAGGATTACAAAGTTCATCAGCAGCCATGAGAGGAGGAGGAGCAGGAGAAGAGAATCATCATGAAGAAAACATTTCAGAAATATGGATTGAACAATTAATAGAAACAATTGAATTTATATTAGGATTAATTAGTAACACAGCATCATATTTAAGATTATGGGCATTATCATTAGCTCATCAACAATTATCATTTGTCTTTTTTGAGCAAACCATTTTAAATTCCTTAAAGAGAAATAGTTTTATGTCTGTATTAATTaacttaatattattttctcaATTATTTTCAATACTTACCATAGCTGTTATATTATGTATGGACACACTGGAATGTTTCTTACATTCATTAAGATTGCAGTGGGTTGAAtttcaaaataaattttacaaGGGAGATGGTATTCCCTTCAAGCCTTTCAACATAAAGAAGTTGTTGAACGAAAATGAGTAA